From a single Loigolactobacillus coryniformis subsp. coryniformis KCTC 3167 = DSM 20001 genomic region:
- a CDS encoding amino acid permease: MQDPQKLSRSLKSRHIQMIAIGGAIGTGLFLGSGTAIRAAGPSIILSYLIVGVFCFFLMRAIGELLLSDTSKSSFLDFVKLYLGKRMEFVAGWIYWLCWISLAMADLTATGIYVKYWFPSFPQWATPLIIILVLLITNMVNVGLFGEMESWFSMIKVVAIVALVVVGVVLAVIHFPVSTGHAGFANLVSHGGFFPTGAVGFFMSFQMVVFAFVGIEMVGLTAGETTNPEINLPKAINSLPIRIGLFYIGSMVAIMSVYPWNHITTTSSPFVQVFSSIGVVGAAGILNFVVLTAAMSATNSAIFSTSRTLHALARSGNAPKRFTKLGRNNVPNLALRFSSAILFVIVILNYLMPASIFNLISGVSTINFVFVWLILLWCHIKYRQKYPQGYTKFSMPGYPITDYLSIFFFATVLVFLLFDPSTRVSVIIAFVWFVLMFIAYECMQKTSRKA; the protein is encoded by the coding sequence ATGCAAGATCCACAAAAATTATCACGCTCGCTGAAAAGTCGACATATCCAAATGATCGCCATTGGTGGCGCCATTGGCACTGGCCTATTTTTAGGCTCCGGTACTGCCATTCGTGCTGCTGGGCCATCAATTATCTTGTCATATCTGATCGTCGGCGTGTTCTGTTTTTTCTTGATGCGGGCAATTGGTGAACTACTATTATCCGATACTAGTAAAAGTTCATTTCTCGATTTTGTTAAACTCTATTTAGGCAAACGAATGGAGTTTGTCGCTGGTTGGATCTACTGGCTATGTTGGATCAGTTTGGCGATGGCCGATTTAACTGCTACCGGAATCTACGTGAAATATTGGTTCCCCAGTTTCCCCCAGTGGGCAACACCACTGATCATTATATTAGTTCTCTTGATCACCAATATGGTCAACGTCGGCTTATTTGGTGAAATGGAATCCTGGTTCTCAATGATCAAAGTTGTGGCAATCGTTGCTTTAGTGGTTGTCGGCGTCGTGTTAGCGGTTATCCATTTTCCTGTTAGCACCGGACATGCCGGCTTCGCTAATTTGGTTAGTCATGGTGGTTTCTTCCCAACTGGGGCGGTTGGTTTCTTCATGTCCTTCCAGATGGTCGTCTTCGCCTTTGTTGGTATTGAAATGGTTGGTTTAACTGCTGGCGAAACAACTAATCCAGAAATTAACTTGCCCAAAGCTATTAACAGTCTGCCGATTCGGATCGGGTTATTCTACATCGGCTCAATGGTCGCAATCATGAGTGTTTACCCTTGGAATCACATTACGACCACTTCCAGCCCATTCGTTCAGGTTTTCTCCAGTATTGGTGTTGTCGGCGCGGCTGGCATCTTAAACTTTGTTGTTTTAACGGCCGCAATGTCAGCCACTAATAGCGCTATTTTCAGCACAAGCCGAACGCTACATGCTTTAGCACGCAGCGGTAATGCACCAAAACGGTTCACCAAACTCGGCCGCAATAACGTACCCAACTTGGCCCTACGCTTCTCTTCAGCAATTTTATTTGTGATCGTCATTCTAAATTACTTGATGCCAGCCAGTATTTTCAACCTGATTTCTGGTGTTTCAACGATCAACTTTGTTTTTGTTTGGTTGATTTTACTTTGGTGTCACATTAAATACCGGCAAAAATATCCCCAAGGTTATACCAAATTTAGTATGCCGGGCTACCCAATCACTGATTATCTTAGCATCTTTTTCTTCGCTACTGTACTCGTTTTCTTATTATTCGATCCGAGCACGAGAGTTTCTGTGATCATCGCCTTTGTCTGGTTTGTTTTAATGTTTATTGCTTATGAATGTATGCAGAAAACAAGTCGTAAAGCTTGA
- a CDS encoding alpha-galactosidase — protein sequence MIEFDQRQASFHLSNGRISFVLAIIREKYVLQRYLGSAIRSFHDSNSLRLTDRGFASNPDSTDRKFSVNELPLACPTRGTGDYRLPVLTIVQSGQRRHIDLSYAGYEILAGKPGLTGLPATYVEQVAAAETLKIELVDQIANVKVPLFYTIFQALDIIATHQEVTNCGQQPVMIENCQSLSLDLPPQKLDWLSLYGAHTKEANLNRHPLYPGIQKIESARGTSSPQHQPFFALMAPETTEYNGEVYAFHLIYSGNFMGAVEVDQYGNIRAQLGLNPDTFTWQLTAQETFVAPEVIINYSTSGLNGMSQNFQHLYQANLVAPQFRRRSRPILINTWETMHFDLTAEKCLDLARQAAKLGIELFVLDDGWFKGRNDDTSSLGDWIADETKFPAGISRLAQQIRQLGLQFGLWFEPEMVSRNSDLYRRHPDWCLQVPAYPATESRCQLVLDLTRNDVQDYLITVFRRYLGTGQVDYIKWDMNRHLTDVYAAELADIQQGEAWHRYVLGLYRILAVLTKEFPDVLFEGCSSGGGRFNLGMLYYMPQTWTSDNTDALSRVMIQNGYSLLYPPITLGAHVSRVPNQQVGRQTSLQTRFDVARFGNLGYELDLTKLSENKKQAIMEQISTAKQTRVLMQFGRFYRLETAAINYQAWLIINADQSEFNVLIFQKLVQPAQQYPVFKLHYLDPKRNYRTDSGQIFGGDELMRVGLTLPWVKADFYTYTYHFQAI from the coding sequence ATGATTGAATTTGATCAACGGCAAGCCAGTTTTCATTTGAGTAATGGCCGAATAAGTTTTGTGCTGGCGATTATACGTGAGAAATACGTTTTGCAGCGTTATTTGGGTTCAGCTATTCGCAGTTTTCATGACAGTAATTCATTGCGGTTGACTGACAGGGGTTTTGCCAGTAACCCAGATTCAACTGACCGTAAATTTTCGGTCAATGAGCTTCCTTTGGCTTGTCCGACTAGGGGAACTGGTGATTATAGATTACCTGTCTTAACAATTGTGCAAAGTGGGCAACGCCGCCATATCGACTTAAGCTACGCCGGTTATGAGATTTTAGCTGGTAAACCGGGTCTAACTGGATTACCAGCAACCTATGTAGAGCAAGTAGCTGCAGCGGAAACTTTGAAAATTGAATTAGTTGACCAGATTGCGAACGTGAAAGTGCCCCTTTTTTATACGATTTTTCAGGCACTTGATATTATTGCAACGCATCAAGAAGTGACTAATTGTGGTCAGCAACCGGTTATGATTGAAAATTGTCAAAGTCTGTCGCTTGATTTACCTCCGCAAAAACTTGATTGGCTATCACTGTATGGGGCGCATACGAAGGAAGCTAATTTAAACCGACATCCACTGTATCCCGGTATTCAAAAAATTGAAAGTGCGCGCGGAACTAGCAGTCCACAACATCAACCTTTTTTCGCGCTTATGGCGCCGGAAACGACCGAGTATAATGGTGAAGTTTACGCTTTTCATTTAATCTATAGTGGTAATTTTATGGGGGCAGTTGAAGTGGATCAGTATGGTAATATTCGTGCACAGCTAGGATTGAATCCGGATACATTTACTTGGCAATTAACGGCACAGGAAACCTTTGTTGCTCCAGAAGTGATCATAAATTATAGTACGAGTGGCTTAAATGGGATGAGTCAAAATTTTCAACATTTATATCAAGCAAATTTGGTTGCTCCCCAATTTAGACGACGATCACGGCCGATTTTGATCAATACGTGGGAAACGATGCATTTCGACCTGACAGCAGAAAAGTGCCTTGACTTGGCGCGGCAAGCTGCCAAATTAGGTATCGAATTATTTGTATTGGATGATGGTTGGTTCAAAGGACGCAACGATGATACATCGTCACTAGGTGACTGGATTGCGGATGAAACTAAATTTCCAGCCGGTATTAGTCGATTGGCACAACAAATAAGGCAGCTCGGGCTTCAATTTGGGTTATGGTTTGAGCCGGAAATGGTTTCACGTAATAGTGATCTTTATCGTCGTCATCCTGATTGGTGTTTACAGGTCCCGGCATATCCGGCAACGGAAAGTCGGTGTCAATTAGTTTTAGATCTAACTAGAAATGATGTCCAAGACTATTTGATCACTGTTTTTCGGCGATACTTAGGTACTGGGCAAGTTGATTACATCAAATGGGATATGAACCGCCATTTAACTGATGTCTACGCAGCTGAGTTGGCTGATATACAGCAGGGCGAAGCTTGGCATCGTTATGTGTTGGGGTTGTATCGAATTTTAGCAGTGCTGACGAAGGAATTTCCAGATGTTTTATTTGAGGGCTGTTCCAGCGGTGGTGGCCGCTTTAATCTGGGAATGCTGTATTATATGCCACAAACTTGGACTAGTGATAATACCGATGCGCTTAGTCGTGTTATGATTCAAAATGGCTATAGTTTGCTATATCCGCCGATCACTTTAGGTGCGCATGTTAGTAGGGTGCCTAATCAGCAGGTCGGTCGGCAAACTAGCTTACAGACGCGCTTTGATGTTGCGCGATTTGGTAATCTGGGGTATGAATTGGATTTAACTAAGCTATCAGAAAATAAAAAGCAAGCAATAATGGAACAGATCAGCACAGCCAAACAGACCCGCGTGCTAATGCAATTTGGCCGGTTCTATCGGCTGGAAACAGCAGCGATTAATTATCAAGCTTGGCTAATCATTAATGCTGATCAAAGTGAATTTAATGTATTGATTTTTCAAAAATTGGTGCAACCAGCACAGCAATATCCTGTTTTTAAACTACATTATCTAGACCCGAAACGGAATTATCGAACAGATTCTGGGCAAATATTTGGTGGCGATGAATTAATGCGGGTCGGCTTAACGTTGCCGTGGGTCAAAGCTGATTTCTATACTTATACGTATCACTTTCAAGCAATTTGA
- a CDS encoding alpha-glucosidase — protein sequence MAQSWWQNAVIYQIYPKSFMDANGDGIGDLQGIISKLDYLQQLGVDALWLSPIYVSPQIDNGYDISDYRQIDQRFGTNADMYALIAAAHQRHLKIVMDLVANHTSDQAVWFQESKKSRHNYFSDFYIWRDPKSDGSEPNNWAANFGGSAWTYVPERQQYYLHYYAKEQPDLNWENPLVRQAIYDMMRFWKAQGVDGWRMDVISSISKDQHFTDYPDKLNRPYVLSDQNNGPRLHEFIQEMNREVLAPFNMMSVGEAPGATAANVRKFVDPERKELDMVFSFEHMRADRKAGGVNGKWDYDHFDLLKLKDSLTKWQDNLRDHGWNALYFENHDRARIVSRWGNDQKYRYQSATAFATVLHGMQGTPFVYQGEEIGMTNATFALADYEDIEITTNYRQYVEQDQTMTATEFLAAAQKLSRDHARTPMQWDTSANAGFTIGRPWFQLNPNYRQINVATDRQQHASIFKYYQQLIQLRHQFPILTTGRYQLELPTDQQLFVYRRVTAEQSWLIVANLSAQIVPITRLAELVTTEFVFKLKNNTHRCALDENIQPYEAFILELI from the coding sequence ATGGCACAATCGTGGTGGCAAAATGCTGTGATCTATCAAATTTATCCTAAAAGCTTCATGGATGCTAATGGCGATGGAATCGGTGATCTACAAGGTATCATCAGTAAATTGGATTATTTACAGCAATTGGGTGTGGATGCGTTGTGGCTTAGCCCAATCTATGTTTCGCCGCAGATTGATAACGGTTATGATATCAGTGATTATCGGCAAATTGATCAGCGCTTTGGGACTAATGCAGATATGTATGCATTGATTGCTGCGGCACATCAACGACATTTAAAGATCGTTATGGATCTAGTGGCCAACCACACCTCAGATCAAGCGGTTTGGTTCCAAGAAAGTAAAAAATCACGGCATAATTATTTCAGTGATTTTTATATTTGGCGTGATCCTAAGTCGGATGGTAGTGAGCCGAATAATTGGGCCGCCAACTTTGGCGGTTCTGCCTGGACTTATGTGCCAGAACGACAACAATATTACTTGCATTATTACGCTAAAGAACAACCCGATCTAAATTGGGAAAATCCGCTAGTACGCCAAGCGATTTACGATATGATGCGGTTTTGGAAGGCGCAGGGTGTTGATGGTTGGCGGATGGATGTGATCTCGTCGATCTCTAAAGATCAGCACTTCACTGATTATCCAGATAAGCTGAATCGACCATATGTGTTAAGTGATCAGAATAATGGTCCACGGTTACATGAATTTATTCAAGAAATGAACCGGGAAGTTTTGGCGCCGTTTAATATGATGAGTGTTGGTGAAGCACCTGGGGCTACAGCAGCAAATGTCCGCAAGTTTGTTGACCCAGAACGTAAAGAGCTGGATATGGTCTTTTCATTTGAACATATGCGCGCAGACCGTAAAGCTGGTGGAGTCAATGGTAAATGGGATTATGATCACTTTGATCTTTTAAAATTAAAAGATAGCTTAACAAAATGGCAAGATAATTTACGCGATCATGGCTGGAATGCGCTGTACTTTGAAAATCACGATCGTGCGCGGATCGTTTCGCGCTGGGGTAACGACCAAAAATATCGTTATCAAAGTGCAACTGCTTTTGCAACGGTTTTACATGGTATGCAGGGTACGCCCTTTGTGTATCAAGGTGAAGAAATCGGCATGACCAATGCTACGTTTGCATTGGCGGATTATGAAGATATTGAGATCACGACCAATTATCGGCAATATGTGGAACAAGATCAGACGATGACAGCGACTGAGTTCTTGGCTGCAGCGCAAAAGCTTAGCCGGGATCATGCGCGAACGCCAATGCAATGGGATACGAGTGCCAACGCAGGTTTTACCATCGGGCGACCATGGTTTCAACTAAATCCAAATTATCGTCAGATCAATGTGGCTACGGATCGGCAACAACACGCTTCGATTTTTAAATACTATCAACAACTAATTCAGCTACGTCATCAGTTTCCAATTTTAACTACTGGACGGTATCAATTGGAATTACCGACTGATCAGCAGTTGTTTGTTTATCGCCGGGTAACGGCAGAACAAAGTTGGTTGATCGTTGCTAATCTGTCAGCTCAAATCGTACCGATCACTCGTTTGGCGGAGTTAGTCACAACCGAATTTGTCTTTAAGCTTAAAAATAATACGCATCGTTGTGCGCTGGATGAAAATATTCAGCCGTATGAAGCCTTTATTCTTGAGCTAATTTAA
- a CDS encoding ROK family protein, protein MKIGAIEAGGTKFVCAVSDEQLTIVAREQIPTTTPAETMGAVISFFQKNPVDAMGIGSFGPIDVAVNSATYGYITATPKVGWRDYDFLGTMKKAFDIPYVWTTDVNVAAYGELKLGAAQGLKSCVYLTVGTGIGGGAVINGQLLHGFGHPEMGHMLIRHDPADTYQGHCPFHADCLEGLAAGPALEQRYQRKAQTLAGDDPAWTLEANYLAQACVDLTVTLSPEMIIFGGGVMKQQQLFPLIRQQFAQQLAGYVPTPAIDDYIVPVQLGDNAGITGCLLLAQEQLR, encoded by the coding sequence ATGAAAATTGGTGCAATTGAAGCGGGCGGAACGAAATTTGTATGTGCCGTCAGCGATGAACAGTTAACGATTGTTGCGCGGGAACAAATTCCAACAACGACGCCTGCTGAAACGATGGGAGCAGTTATTTCCTTTTTTCAAAAAAATCCAGTAGACGCAATGGGCATCGGTTCGTTTGGCCCAATCGATGTTGCCGTTAACTCTGCAACTTACGGTTATATCACAGCCACGCCTAAAGTCGGGTGGCGCGACTATGATTTTTTAGGAACGATGAAAAAGGCTTTTGATATTCCATATGTGTGGACTACGGATGTGAATGTAGCTGCTTATGGCGAACTGAAGCTGGGGGCAGCCCAAGGCTTAAAAAGTTGTGTCTATTTAACTGTTGGTACTGGAATCGGTGGCGGTGCAGTGATCAACGGTCAATTATTGCATGGCTTTGGTCATCCCGAAATGGGGCATATGCTGATTCGCCATGATCCAGCTGATACTTACCAGGGACACTGTCCTTTTCATGCGGATTGTTTGGAAGGGTTAGCTGCTGGGCCAGCTTTAGAACAAAGATATCAGCGCAAGGCACAGACTTTAGCTGGCGATGATCCGGCATGGACTTTAGAAGCCAATTATTTGGCGCAAGCTTGTGTTGATCTGACCGTGACATTATCGCCGGAAATGATCATCTTTGGTGGTGGTGTTATGAAGCAACAGCAGTTATTTCCGTTGATCAGGCAACAATTTGCCCAACAATTAGCCGGTTACGTGCCGACACCAGCGATAGATGATTACATCGTACCCGTGCAGTTAGGTGATAACGCTGGGATCACCGGTTGTCTTTTGTTGGCACAAGAACAATTACGTTAA
- a CDS encoding sucrose-specific PTS transporter subunit IIBC, translating into MDHAKVAKDVLSAVGADNIQAAAHCATRLRMVIKDESKINQKALDANPGVKGTFETNGQFQIIIGPGDVDKVYAELIKTTGLSEATPDDIKAAAVNGKKINPFMALIKVLSDIFIPIIPALVAGGLLMALNNVLTAEHLFMAKSVVQAYPALNGFAQIVNTMASAPFTFLPILVGFSATKRFGGNPYLGAAMGMIMVAPDLINGYAVATTMAAGKMVFWNVFGLNVAQAGYQGSVLPVLVVAWILANLEKYFHRHISSAFDFTFTPMLAIIITGFLTFIVVGPVMRGVSDGLTTGLVWLYNTAGAFGTGIFGTFYSAIVITGLHQTFPAIETTLLANVKQTGGSFIFPIASMANIAQGAACLAVFFVTKNKKQKGLASSASVSALLGITEPAIFGVNLKLKFPFVCAMIASGIASAVIGAMHVLSVSMGPASVIGFICISARSVPGFLIGVVISFVLGFALTFVYGKRVLNATPEMAAVTDAAADINLAPEASDAGKVQDEIVAAPVAGESVPLQQVDDQVFSAEIMGKGAAIIPSDNNVYAPASGTVTVTYDSMHAYGIKTDAGAEILIHLGIDTVNLAGAHFTTSVRKGQIVQQGDLLGTFDVAAIKAAGYDSTVMVIITNTLAYGGVDRINNQTVKSGEQLIALTENINQ; encoded by the coding sequence ATGGATCATGCAAAGGTGGCCAAGGATGTTCTTAGTGCTGTTGGTGCGGATAATATTCAAGCAGCAGCGCATTGTGCAACGCGTTTACGAATGGTGATCAAGGATGAAAGTAAGATCAATCAGAAAGCATTGGACGCGAATCCTGGTGTTAAGGGGACGTTTGAAACTAACGGTCAATTTCAAATTATTATTGGACCAGGGGATGTAGATAAGGTATATGCCGAACTGATCAAAACAACTGGATTGAGTGAAGCGACACCGGATGATATCAAAGCTGCAGCAGTTAATGGTAAAAAGATTAATCCGTTTATGGCTTTGATCAAGGTCTTATCTGATATTTTTATTCCGATCATTCCTGCGTTAGTTGCCGGTGGTTTGTTAATGGCTTTAAATAATGTTTTAACTGCTGAACATTTATTTATGGCAAAATCAGTTGTCCAAGCTTATCCCGCGTTGAATGGTTTTGCCCAGATTGTCAATACGATGGCTTCGGCACCATTTACGTTCTTACCGATCTTGGTTGGGTTCTCAGCTACTAAGCGTTTTGGGGGGAATCCTTATCTAGGGGCCGCTATGGGGATGATCATGGTTGCTCCGGATTTGATCAATGGCTATGCGGTCGCGACCACAATGGCCGCTGGTAAGATGGTTTTCTGGAACGTTTTTGGCTTGAACGTTGCTCAAGCTGGCTATCAGGGTTCTGTCCTACCAGTATTAGTTGTTGCGTGGATCTTAGCCAATTTAGAGAAGTATTTCCATCGCCATATTTCTAGCGCGTTTGATTTCACATTTACACCAATGTTGGCTATTATCATTACTGGTTTTTTGACTTTTATCGTGGTTGGTCCGGTGATGCGCGGCGTTTCAGATGGCTTAACGACTGGATTAGTTTGGCTTTATAACACAGCAGGAGCGTTTGGTACCGGAATTTTTGGGACTTTCTATTCTGCGATTGTGATCACTGGTTTACATCAAACTTTTCCGGCGATCGAGACGACCTTATTAGCCAATGTTAAACAAACTGGCGGTTCATTTATTTTCCCGATTGCTTCGATGGCGAATATTGCTCAAGGGGCTGCTTGTTTGGCAGTATTCTTTGTCACTAAGAATAAAAAGCAAAAAGGGTTGGCTTCTTCAGCTAGTGTTTCAGCTTTACTTGGTATTACTGAACCAGCAATTTTTGGGGTCAACTTAAAGTTAAAATTCCCGTTTGTTTGTGCAATGATCGCTTCTGGAATCGCTAGTGCAGTAATCGGGGCAATGCACGTCTTATCAGTTTCTATGGGACCAGCCAGTGTGATCGGCTTTATCTGTATTTCAGCCAGATCAGTACCAGGTTTTCTGATCGGGGTCGTTATCAGTTTTGTGCTTGGTTTCGCATTGACTTTTGTCTATGGTAAGCGCGTTTTGAACGCTACACCGGAAATGGCCGCCGTTACTGATGCGGCCGCCGACATCAATTTAGCACCGGAAGCCAGTGATGCTGGTAAGGTTCAAGACGAAATCGTTGCTGCGCCGGTAGCAGGTGAATCAGTGCCGCTGCAACAAGTTGATGATCAAGTTTTCTCTGCCGAGATCATGGGTAAAGGTGCCGCAATTATTCCGAGTGATAACAATGTTTACGCACCAGCTAGTGGTACGGTAACGGTGACCTACGATTCGATGCATGCTTACGGTATCAAAACCGATGCTGGAGCCGAAATATTGATCCATTTAGGTATCGATACAGTTAATTTAGCGGGTGCTCACTTCACGACTAGCGTACGTAAAGGCCAAATCGTACAACAAGGTGATCTATTAGGTACGTTTGATGTGGCGGCAATCAAAGCAGCGGGCTACGATTCAACAGTCATGGTGATCATTACCAATACATTAGCATATGGTGGCGTTGATCGGATCAATAATCAAACTGTTAAATCTGGCGAGCAGCTGATTGCCTTGACCGAAAATATCAATCAATAA
- a CDS encoding sucrose-6-phosphate hydrolase, translating to MTLIKKWTRALRYQSYSKWPPATQQALLATVSTSPWRLGYHIQSDSGLLNDPNGFAYFNNKWHLYYQNFPFGPVHGLKSWRHLTSDDLVHWQKTAGDLLPDSAYDSHGAYSGSALPLGNQLFLMYTGNVRDANWQRHPYQNGAVLDQHNQLTKLSKPLISEPPAGYTSEFRDPQIIAKQDQYWAFIGGQTNDKVGTILVYQSNDLHQWDFMGPLQLDQPKIGYMIECPNLIQIGNTTVLISCPQGLAQSTLAYQNIYPNTYLLSDQVDWENLTFNAQYSLKLLDDGFDVYATQAINAPDGRALAVSWIGLPEIDYPTDRYGWAHCLSLIKELTIKDGHLYQYPVSENQKLRTDEQQFNVQATPAPTVIQANSGQQYELALNLAADQEITLHIAENSDASAFFEVKLNSKTGVVTVDRQAAGEPFAEKYGTVRTSQLPAHHAITLNLFVDHSVCEMYLNHGYTTLTARFFPKPGQQQLSVSSPTTAELTGKFWQLNAID from the coding sequence ATGACTTTAATTAAAAAATGGACACGCGCACTTAGATATCAAAGTTATTCAAAATGGCCCCCTGCTACACAACAAGCACTTTTAGCAACTGTCAGCACATCTCCTTGGCGTTTGGGCTATCACATTCAATCCGATAGCGGACTACTGAACGATCCTAATGGTTTTGCTTATTTCAATAACAAGTGGCATTTATACTACCAGAACTTCCCTTTTGGCCCAGTTCATGGGTTAAAATCATGGCGTCATTTAACTTCCGATGATTTAGTCCACTGGCAAAAGACAGCTGGCGATCTGTTACCAGATTCTGCCTACGATAGTCACGGCGCCTATTCCGGCTCTGCCTTACCACTTGGCAATCAATTATTTCTGATGTATACCGGTAATGTGCGCGACGCAAATTGGCAACGTCACCCATATCAAAACGGCGCTGTGCTGGACCAGCATAACCAGCTCACCAAATTAAGTAAACCATTGATCAGCGAACCACCAGCTGGTTACACCAGTGAATTTCGTGATCCGCAGATCATCGCAAAACAAGACCAATATTGGGCATTTATTGGTGGACAAACTAACGACAAAGTAGGCACTATCCTTGTTTATCAGTCCAATGACCTACACCAATGGGATTTTATGGGCCCGCTACAACTAGACCAACCCAAAATTGGCTATATGATCGAATGCCCTAATTTAATCCAAATCGGCAATACCACTGTTTTGATCAGTTGTCCCCAAGGTTTAGCACAGTCAACACTCGCTTACCAAAATATTTATCCCAATACTTATTTGCTTAGTGACCAAGTCGACTGGGAAAACTTAACTTTCAACGCACAATACTCACTTAAATTACTAGATGATGGTTTTGACGTTTATGCCACGCAGGCGATCAATGCGCCGGATGGCCGTGCGTTAGCCGTGTCGTGGATTGGCTTGCCTGAGATCGACTATCCCACTGATCGTTACGGTTGGGCCCATTGTTTAAGTCTGATCAAGGAATTAACGATCAAGGACGGCCACCTTTATCAATACCCTGTCAGCGAGAATCAAAAATTACGCACTGATGAGCAACAATTCAACGTTCAGGCAACGCCAGCACCGACAGTTATCCAAGCTAACAGTGGTCAACAATACGAGTTGGCTTTAAACCTTGCCGCAGATCAAGAAATTACACTACACATCGCAGAAAATAGTGACGCTTCTGCCTTTTTTGAGGTAAAATTAAACAGTAAAACCGGTGTTGTCACTGTTGATCGCCAAGCTGCTGGTGAACCATTTGCTGAAAAATACGGCACAGTCCGCACGAGTCAATTACCAGCCCATCACGCGATCACTTTAAATTTATTTGTTGACCATTCAGTTTGCGAGATGTACCTCAATCATGGTTACACTACCCTGACTGCACGCTTTTTCCCCAAGCCGGGCCAACAACAACTATCAGTTAGCAGTCCCACAACGGCTGAGCTCACCGGAAAATTTTGGCAATTAAACGCCATAGATTAA
- a CDS encoding LacI family DNA-binding transcriptional regulator: protein MVKLTDVAKLAGVSATTVSRVINNYGSLSQHTKDKVFAAMQELNYQPNSLARSLQGKETKLIGVIFPSVSNPFFGELVSLLESHLFAKGYKVILCNSAENKEKERAYLQMLIANQVDGIIAGAHNLGIAEYERVGLPIISFDRALSNTIPIVSSDNYTGGALATEALLKAGAKKIVILSGINQPNSPTTERLNGYADTLKAADLQPITAEIDFHTAANIKALKIHQLLVDQKPDGVFCTDDLSALLLINEAQKLGLAIPTDLQVVGYDGTKLIQDYHPELTTIMQPIDDIATLLIDLLLQRIKDHHVALQPRYQLPVKLINGQTTR from the coding sequence ATGGTCAAACTAACTGACGTCGCCAAATTAGCTGGCGTTTCCGCTACTACCGTTTCACGAGTGATCAATAACTACGGTTCTTTATCGCAACACACTAAAGATAAAGTATTTGCCGCAATGCAGGAACTAAATTATCAGCCCAACAGTCTAGCACGTTCGCTGCAAGGTAAGGAAACAAAATTAATCGGCGTTATTTTCCCATCAGTTAGTAACCCTTTTTTTGGTGAGCTCGTTTCATTACTAGAAAGCCATCTTTTCGCCAAAGGCTACAAAGTCATCTTATGTAATAGCGCGGAGAATAAAGAAAAAGAGCGGGCGTATTTACAAATGTTGATTGCCAACCAAGTTGATGGTATTATTGCCGGTGCTCATAATCTAGGCATTGCGGAATATGAACGCGTCGGTTTGCCCATCATTTCGTTTGACCGTGCCTTATCAAATACGATTCCAATCGTCAGCAGCGATAATTATACCGGCGGCGCATTGGCAACGGAAGCATTACTAAAAGCTGGGGCTAAAAAAATCGTCATCCTTTCTGGAATCAACCAGCCGAATTCTCCAACGACGGAACGCTTAAATGGCTATGCCGATACTCTAAAAGCAGCCGACCTACAACCAATCACTGCTGAGATCGATTTTCATACCGCCGCTAATATCAAAGCCTTAAAGATCCATCAGTTACTCGTTGATCAAAAACCGGACGGTGTCTTTTGTACCGATGATCTATCGGCACTTTTACTAATAAATGAAGCGCAAAAATTAGGCTTGGCTATCCCAACTGACTTACAAGTAGTTGGCTATGACGGTACTAAATTAATTCAAGATTATCATCCCGAATTAACTACGATCATGCAACCCATCGATGATATCGCTACTTTATTGATTGATCTGTTGCTACAAAGAATCAAAGACCACCATGTAGCTTTACAACCACGCTACCAATTGCCGGTCAAATTGATCAATGGCCAAACAACGCGTTAA